In Patescibacteria group bacterium, a single genomic region encodes these proteins:
- a CDS encoding glycosyltransferase family 4 protein: MRIGFYSSNEYPTPLAAGTIHGAIAIADTLVSGLVARGHHVDYFCTKESHTLAHKQSLGYRAFVNLPVNKQVADVFIRSKHTVLYSQRMMQDIYKYIQTHPVDVMHFHIVQEVIPLLALMPGVPKIITVHENLFRTASAAAAFNNYFLQLFQNQPGNYFVSISKRQQAAVPKNIFFAKVHNGIDTQVFKFNPSPKDYLFYSGRFIPEKGVAVALQAAKLAHYPMKVAGLFDPRQPVPHDFKTTVTKLLHSQDVQHYGKINQTQLVKLYGEAKALLVPIKWEEPFGLVIVEAMACGTPVIAFKNGAAPELIRDGKTGFIVRTLPEMVRAIKKIPTINRQACRDHVEKNFSVPTMTKNYEVVYEAALKDFRKRS, translated from the coding sequence ATGCGCATTGGTTTTTATTCGTCTAATGAATATCCCACCCCATTAGCTGCAGGGACTATTCACGGGGCGATTGCTATAGCTGACACTTTGGTTAGTGGGTTAGTGGCGCGTGGTCACCACGTTGATTATTTTTGTACTAAAGAATCACACACACTAGCCCATAAACAGTCATTAGGTTATAGAGCTTTTGTTAACTTGCCAGTTAATAAACAAGTAGCTGATGTATTTATTCGTAGTAAGCACACGGTGCTGTATTCACAGCGGATGATGCAGGATATTTACAAGTACATTCAAACCCATCCAGTAGATGTCATGCACTTTCATATTGTGCAGGAAGTAATACCATTATTAGCCTTAATGCCGGGAGTTCCAAAGATTATTACTGTGCATGAGAATTTATTTCGCACGGCCAGTGCCGCCGCCGCCTTCAATAATTATTTTTTACAACTTTTTCAAAATCAACCAGGCAATTATTTTGTTAGTATCTCAAAACGTCAGCAAGCTGCCGTACCGAAAAATATTTTTTTTGCTAAGGTTCATAATGGCATTGACACACAGGTATTCAAATTTAATCCGTCACCAAAAGACTACTTGTTTTATAGTGGGCGGTTTATTCCAGAAAAAGGCGTTGCTGTGGCTTTGCAAGCGGCCAAGTTAGCCCATTATCCGATGAAAGTAGCCGGTCTGTTTGATCCACGTCAACCGGTACCACATGATTTTAAAACCACTGTGACAAAATTATTACACAGTCAGGATGTGCAACATTATGGCAAGATTAACCAAACCCAGCTTGTCAAACTATATGGTGAGGCTAAGGCTTTACTGGTACCAATTAAATGGGAAGAACCATTTGGTTTAGTCATAGTCGAAGCTATGGCCTGTGGTACACCTGTGATTGCGTTTAAAAATGGCGCGGCTCCAGAGTTGATTCGTGATGGTAAAACTGGTTTCATTGTGCGTACCCTGCCGGAAATGGTGCGCGCGATTAAAAAGATTCCAACTATTAACCGTCAGGCTTGTCGTGACCATGTGGAAAAAAACTTTTCCGTGCCGACCATGACAAAAAATTATGAGGTTGTGTATGAGGCAGCGTTAAAAGATTTTAGAAAACGGTCATGA
- a CDS encoding AEC family transporter has product MLTIMLPIAGLILLGYILGRFKLISPTWIGVFNNYGYYIGLPALVFNSLAFATIQWQQYSLIFLIQIILGAALMLLAHFIGGKQRNTYSIGIYFSNAGYVGIPILQMALGTSAAAEGTVIVAAMVVMTSTLGLGLMSHVKIKHLLTNPLLWLTIVGFLVSACQFVLPDAIIKLSGMVAATASPIAMLALGAFMAYNHPKKSTLKIAARLTFAKMIIVPLVVGIIIWLLPNSQWLNTTFIQVCMPVAVTAFAFAEIYPIDKSTISNAIVLSTLTSLVTIPLALWLLPML; this is encoded by the coding sequence ATGTTAACCATCATGCTACCAATCGCCGGATTAATCTTACTTGGCTACATTTTAGGTCGTTTTAAACTCATCTCACCAACGTGGATTGGAGTGTTTAATAATTATGGTTATTACATTGGTTTGCCAGCTTTAGTATTTAATAGTTTGGCCTTTGCCACTATTCAATGGCAACAATATAGCTTAATTTTTTTGATTCAAATTATTTTAGGGGCGGCCTTAATGTTGTTGGCACATTTTATTGGAGGCAAACAGCGCAACACTTATAGTATTGGCATTTACTTTTCCAATGCCGGCTATGTTGGTATACCCATACTGCAAATGGCGCTGGGCACTTCGGCCGCGGCTGAAGGCACGGTGATTGTGGCTGCTATGGTTGTTATGACTTCAACCTTGGGTTTAGGTTTAATGAGCCATGTCAAAATAAAACACTTACTCACAAATCCATTATTATGGCTGACGATTGTCGGTTTTCTGGTGAGTGCCTGTCAGTTTGTATTACCAGACGCCATAATTAAACTTAGTGGCATGGTTGCCGCCACCGCCTCCCCAATTGCCATGTTAGCCCTGGGTGCTTTTATGGCTTATAACCATCCAAAAAAATCAACTTTAAAAATAGCGGCTCGTTTAACTTTTGCTAAAATGATTATTGTACCGTTAGTTGTTGGTATAATCATTTGGCTACTACCAAATAGCCAATGGTTAAACACTACCTTTATTCAAGTGTGTATGCCAGTAGCCGTTACCGCGTTTGCGTTTGCTGAAATCTATCCAATTGATAAATCGACTATTTCTAATGCGATTGTATTGAGTACACTCACTAGCCTTGTGACGATCCCGTTGGCGTTGTGGTTGCTCCCGATGTTGTAG
- a CDS encoding SDR family oxidoreductase yields the protein MIAVVTGAAKGIGRAIALDLAAQGATVVVHYRHSAEAAKQVLHQVQIHAPASRMMQADLRHNDEVTRLFQAIHHTYGRLDVLINTIGSFGVYHPISQVTLEEFDDVISSNVRATLACMQAAIPLLRTSGGGRIINFGCVTAEQTLARKYTVPYYIAKAGVITLTKSYASLLAHENITVNCMSPGIVENSLVTQALPMQHPAKFEDITTAVRWLISPEAKYVSGANLEIAGGWSPNL from the coding sequence ATGATTGCAGTTGTTACCGGTGCGGCCAAGGGAATTGGTCGAGCTATCGCTTTAGATCTCGCGGCGCAAGGGGCTACTGTTGTGGTGCATTATAGGCATAGTGCCGAAGCCGCCAAACAAGTGTTACATCAGGTTCAAATTCATGCTCCAGCCTCACGGATGATGCAAGCCGATTTGCGCCATAATGATGAAGTGACCAGATTATTTCAGGCGATTCACCACACCTATGGGCGTTTAGATGTTCTAATCAACACAATTGGTTCTTTTGGGGTATATCATCCCATTAGTCAGGTAACACTGGAAGAATTTGATGACGTTATTTCGAGTAATGTGCGCGCAACATTGGCGTGTATGCAAGCCGCCATACCATTATTGCGCACCAGTGGGGGAGGAAGGATTATTAATTTTGGTTGTGTCACCGCTGAACAAACCTTAGCGCGAAAATATACCGTGCCGTATTACATTGCCAAAGCCGGTGTGATTACTTTAACCAAATCATACGCGTCGTTATTAGCTCATGAAAATATTACAGTGAATTGTATGTCTCCGGGTATCGTGGAAAACAGTTTGGTAACGCAAGCCTTACCAATGCAACATCCAGCCAAGTTTGAGGACATTACAACTGCTGTGCGTTGGTTAATTTCACCTGAGGCAAAATATGTGTCCGGTGCTAATCTAGAAATAGCCGGTGGGTGGTCACCTAATTTATAA
- a CDS encoding TMEM43 family protein yields MALNLNNLNLGNMAGNVAGNMGRRPYTVRKSGGIVGSFIAALLGIGFVLIGSPLALWYAESQHKAQDFATAAQVQSNDVQPGYVAVSGTATVTDGLTCPNTTAATDCIYLNTQTQRFDSKQERKCGSLSSNERVIQNLPDECDSDGKNCQSCYQIERTDWNTIDTKTAYQPFTVGSYSIQPSSDVNFIGTQDYTTTTNATPAIGDQRNIYKYYEASNVKLVAGTSANGKISTAADNKPYVISNVDYAGTLSEIKSQDTSTKWGLRILSFILMVVGMSMIVSPLTALTNVFRFIPFIGGRIDRGFDAIIGFVAGLFGAVMWVVLWGVVLLIKNIWIALIAVVVLVVVIVLVARMFGKKRATTSGATTTPTGSSQG; encoded by the coding sequence ATGGCATTAAATCTCAATAATCTAAACTTAGGTAACATGGCTGGAAACGTGGCCGGCAACATGGGTCGTCGCCCATACACGGTGCGAAAATCTGGTGGCATTGTAGGCAGTTTTATTGCCGCCTTATTGGGGATTGGTTTTGTTTTAATTGGTTCACCATTGGCCTTGTGGTACGCCGAGTCACAACACAAAGCGCAGGATTTTGCCACCGCCGCGCAGGTGCAATCTAATGATGTCCAACCTGGTTATGTCGCCGTTTCTGGTACGGCTACTGTGACGGACGGTTTAACTTGTCCAAACACCACTGCCGCCACTGATTGTATTTATTTAAATACGCAAACCCAACGCTTCGATAGTAAACAGGAGCGAAAATGTGGTAGTTTAAGCAGTAATGAGCGAGTGATTCAGAATTTACCGGATGAGTGTGATTCTGATGGTAAAAATTGTCAGTCGTGTTACCAAATTGAGCGCACTGATTGGAATACAATCGATACCAAGACCGCTTATCAACCATTCACGGTTGGATCTTATAGTATCCAACCATCATCTGATGTAAATTTTATTGGGACACAGGATTATACCACTACCACCAATGCCACTCCGGCGATTGGGGATCAACGTAATATCTATAAATATTATGAGGCCAGTAATGTAAAATTGGTGGCCGGTACCTCAGCTAATGGCAAAATTTCTACAGCGGCGGATAATAAGCCTTATGTTATCTCGAATGTTGATTATGCCGGTACTTTATCGGAAATAAAATCTCAAGATACTAGTACAAAATGGGGCTTACGTATTTTGTCATTTATCTTAATGGTGGTTGGTATGTCGATGATCGTTAGTCCGTTAACGGCTTTAACCAATGTTTTCCGATTTATCCCATTCATTGGTGGACGTATTGATCGTGGTTTTGATGCGATAATCGGTTTTGTGGCAGGATTGTTCGGTGCTGTGATGTGGGTTGTGCTATGGGGGGTTGTTTTACTGATAAAAAACATTTGGATCGCCTTAATTGCCGTAGTTGTATTAGTTGTAGTTATTGTTTTAGTAGCCAGAATGTTTGGAAAGAAACGCGCTACAACATCGGGAGCAACCACAACGCCAACGGGATCGTCACAAGGCTAG
- a CDS encoding glycosyltransferase family 4 protein: protein MRIAIYATNEYPYPVPAGYIHGVVTVAGALADGLTEMGHTVEFFCSEDSTTKANKRSLGYNSYINLPMSVPSGKARYQTKSYYAQRMARDMALYLRDHPVDVIHLHNVRDALPFMQFLPDTPKIVTVHDSLFITQYNFFLSLYKNSPNTYFVSISKRQQMGMPELSFYDNVYNGTDTNLFKFNPFPTNQVLFSGRFIPEKGVDIALQAAQQAHRPIHVIGFFDPRVELAKEFKQSVTVLLHQPYVKYTKKADYASLAKYYGQAQALLFPIQWEEAFGLVMIEAMSCGTPVIAFKRGSVPEIIKDGKTGFIVSTIPEMVRAIKKVSTISRRECREHVVNKFSYNSMIQKYQSVYEAVLQNNLKK, encoded by the coding sequence ATGCGCATCGCGATTTACGCCACCAATGAATATCCTTATCCCGTACCGGCTGGATATATTCATGGAGTTGTAACTGTGGCTGGCGCTTTAGCTGATGGCCTAACTGAAATGGGGCATACTGTGGAATTTTTTTGTTCAGAAGATTCTACCACCAAGGCTAATAAAAGATCATTAGGATATAACTCATATATAAATTTACCGATGTCAGTGCCCAGTGGTAAGGCGCGCTATCAGACAAAATCCTATTACGCCCAACGCATGGCTCGAGATATGGCGCTCTATCTGCGCGATCATCCGGTGGATGTTATTCACTTACATAATGTGCGCGATGCTTTACCCTTCATGCAGTTTTTACCGGATACTCCAAAAATTGTGACGGTGCATGATAGTTTATTTATCACGCAATATAATTTTTTTCTGAGTTTGTATAAAAACTCACCGAACACATACTTTGTTAGTATCTCAAAACGGCAACAAATGGGTATGCCGGAATTATCTTTTTATGACAATGTCTATAATGGCACCGATACTAATTTATTCAAATTTAATCCATTTCCAACTAATCAGGTCTTGTTCAGTGGCAGATTTATACCGGAAAAAGGAGTAGACATTGCTTTGCAAGCGGCGCAACAAGCGCATCGACCAATTCATGTGATCGGTTTTTTTGATCCGCGCGTGGAATTGGCGAAAGAATTTAAACAATCAGTGACCGTTTTGTTACATCAACCATACGTTAAGTACACCAAGAAAGCTGATTATGCCTCATTGGCCAAATATTATGGTCAAGCGCAAGCGCTATTGTTTCCGATTCAGTGGGAAGAAGCCTTTGGCCTAGTCATGATCGAAGCGATGTCGTGTGGTACGCCGGTGATTGCTTTTAAGCGGGGTTCAGTACCGGAAATTATCAAAGATGGTAAAACTGGTTTCATTGTTAGCACCATTCCTGAAATGGTGCGCGCCATTAAAAAAGTTTCTACTATCAGCCGCCGTGAGTGTCGTGAACATGTGGTTAATAAATTTTCGTACAATTCAATGATTCAGAAATATCAATCGGTTTATGAAGCAGTTTTACAGAATAATCTAAAAAAATAA
- a CDS encoding glycogen/starch synthase, translated as MKPTRVLFAAAEMAPLAKAGGLGDVIGGLPLELQKQVDRLVIALPFYEEIPRPALHSLERITTLTVKVGQQSYSVVVWKARYKTMSLLLFQQPDFLSQGKIYDGFSVLNPLTGLVSSKDAVGQALRYVFFSYAVYAFICQRPKDFNIIHAHDYHMAPLVALLHNDLNLSHLKTIYTIHNLGYAGSLLKPIWEQFTPSLYRLFDFTEALRPKGPRMSWLGIKSADYITTVSPQYAKEIITPEYGNDFELLLQQRQSDLYSVLNGIDTKFFDPTVDPAVQVNFSWRTIKQRERNKIFLQRQCGLPINNKIPVIGIVTRLDTPKGMNLITHSLTELSRLPVQYVICGNGIKRYTTVLRAVAKLRPEQWHFHNKFDTTFSQYVYAGSDIFLMPSRHEPCGLAQLIAMRYGAVPVVRATGGLKDTVHEGYNGFVFTKYSSAAMLTTLKRAIKVYQREPDIWQQLVLHGMKGDYSWKKSALAYAKLYRSLLK; from the coding sequence ATGAAACCAACCCGCGTCTTATTTGCGGCGGCGGAAATGGCGCCATTGGCTAAAGCCGGTGGTTTAGGCGATGTGATTGGGGGATTACCATTGGAACTACAAAAGCAGGTTGATCGTTTAGTAATTGCCTTACCATTTTACGAAGAAATTCCTCGACCGGCTTTACATAGTCTTGAGCGTATCACGACTTTAACAGTTAAAGTTGGTCAGCAGTCTTATAGTGTAGTTGTGTGGAAAGCGCGCTATAAAACCATGAGTCTTTTGTTATTTCAACAACCTGATTTTCTTAGTCAGGGAAAAATCTATGATGGTTTTTCGGTATTAAATCCACTTACCGGTTTAGTATCGAGCAAGGATGCTGTTGGGCAGGCACTACGGTATGTTTTTTTTAGTTATGCGGTATATGCCTTCATTTGTCAACGGCCAAAAGATTTTAATATTATACATGCACACGATTATCACATGGCTCCTTTGGTAGCTTTGTTACACAATGATCTTAATTTATCTCATCTCAAAACCATTTATACCATTCATAATCTTGGTTATGCCGGTTCATTACTAAAACCAATTTGGGAACAATTTACCCCCTCCCTATATAGATTATTTGATTTCACAGAGGCATTACGTCCGAAGGGTCCGCGCATGTCCTGGCTTGGAATTAAGTCAGCTGATTATATTACTACGGTCAGCCCACAATATGCTAAAGAAATTATTACACCGGAATATGGCAATGATTTCGAATTATTATTACAACAACGTCAATCTGATCTTTATTCTGTGTTAAATGGAATTGATACTAAGTTTTTTGACCCCACAGTAGATCCAGCTGTGCAGGTTAATTTTTCCTGGCGCACTATCAAACAACGGGAAAGAAATAAAATATTTTTACAACGCCAATGTGGTTTACCGATAAATAACAAGATTCCAGTTATCGGCATTGTTACTCGCCTCGATACACCCAAAGGCATGAATCTTATAACTCATTCCCTCACAGAATTGTCTCGTTTGCCGGTACAATATGTGATTTGTGGTAACGGTATTAAACGCTATACTACTGTGTTGCGAGCCGTAGCCAAACTTCGTCCTGAGCAATGGCATTTTCATAATAAATTTGATACCACTTTTAGCCAATATGTTTATGCCGGCAGTGATATTTTTTTAATGCCGTCACGCCATGAACCATGCGGCTTAGCGCAATTAATTGCGATGCGTTACGGTGCCGTGCCAGTAGTACGTGCCACTGGTGGTTTAAAAGACACTGTGCACGAGGGCTATAATGGGTTCGTCTTTACAAAGTATTCCAGTGCGGCCATGTTAACTACACTAAAACGAGCCATTAAAGTGTATCAACGTGAACCAGACATATGGCAACAATTAGTACTGCATGGTATGAAAGGGGATTACAGTTGGAAAAAATCCGCATTAGCTTATGCTAAACTCTATCGTAGTTTACTAAAATAA